A window of the Podospora bellae-mahoneyi strain CBS 112042 chromosome 6, whole genome shotgun sequence genome harbors these coding sequences:
- a CDS encoding hypothetical protein (CAZy:GH3; EggNog:ENOG503NVBN; COG:G) — MAHDESAQGLLKESSTRRSRSSDRGDNAAFDSDSDLDATDYIDREAARPTRRSPTASFEPNIKGKKRWCSCLFTTLGRRSQCCIGVLAGMGILWVLLTATGVFVYRKAQEEPPYGQSPPWYPTPKGGIAASWADSYAKASKMVSKMTLADKVNVTTGTGWEMGLAVGTNAPAIHVGFPQLQLQDGPLGIRFADNITAFPAGITVGATWNRQLMYARGKAHAIEARQKGINVLLGPCVGPLGRMPAGGRNWEGFGADPYLQGIAGAETVKGIQSEGVMATIKHFVANEQEHFRQPWEWGLPHAISSNIDDRTLHELYAWPFGDAVKAGVASVMCSYNQVNNSYACGNSKLLNGILKDELGFQGFVMSDWLAQHSGVATALAGLDMTMPGDGLGWADGKSLWGPELSRAVLNGSVPLERLNDMVTRIVAAWYQLGQDDEKKFPRKQPNFSSWTDEEKGVMSPGSPTEQEQVVVNEFVNVQANHSVIAREVAAEGTVLLKNEDLLPISRQGLSDERLRARRDAVERATGKRSEGKFKVGIFGEDAGPGDGPNACKDRGCNQGTLGSGWGSGAVEFPYLVSPVEALRKQFDKSKVELSEFLDNKASFGKGDGSLNDLELCIVFANADAGEGFTKWADVSGDRPDLRLQNNGDDLIVKVASSCGGGTGDVVVVIHAVGPVLVEDWIDTPNVKALLFANLPGQESGNALAEILFGDTNPSGHLPFTIGRTLEDYGAGGKVLYLPNGVVPQQDFKEGLYIDYRHFDKYNIEPRFEFGFGLSYTTFKLDNIVVIPQRRKTQYPLRRPNPAAEPPSYSTDIPSKEEAIFPPEIRRLEKYVYPYLDSTDDIEVGQYPYPDGYDQQPPLSEAGGDEGGNPDLWSNYVVVNVDVINDGSVAGAAVPQLYLQYPETESETDFPVRVLRGFDKVYLKPGEKKTVKFNLTRRDLSYWDVVAQNWAMVTEGPYEFSVGLSSRDLSISGTW; from the exons ATGGCCCACGACGAGAGCGCCCAAGGACTCCTCAAGGAGTCCTCCACCAGACGGTCTCGCTCCAGCGATCGCGGTGATAACGCTGCTTTTGACTCCGACTCGGATCTCGACGCTACCGATTACATTGACCGCGAAGCTGCCCGCCCAACGAGACGATCGCCGACCGCTTCCTTCGAGCCAAACATAAAAGGCAAAAAAAGATGGTGCTCGTGCCTTTTCACAAcgctggggaggagaagccagTGCTGTATCGGCGTGTTGGCAGGGATGGGCATTCTTTGGGTGCTTCTGACAGCAACCGGGGTGTTTGTCTACAGAAAGGCCCAAGAAGAGCCACCGTACGGACAGTCGCCGCCCTGGTATCCCACACCGAAAGGAGGCATTGCTGCTTCCTGGGCTGATAGCTATGCCAAGGCTTCCAAGATGGTGTCGAAAATGACATTGGCGGATAAGGTGAATGTCACCACCGGCACGGGGTGGGAGATGGGCTTGGCTGTGGGCACGAATGCCCCGGCCATTCATGTGGGCTTCCCGCAGTTGCAACTGCAGGATGGACCCCTGGGCATCAGATTTGCAGACAACATCACTGCCTTTCCTGCTGGCATCACGGTCGGCGCGACGTGGAACAGGCAACTGATGTACGCGAGGGGCAAGGCTCATGCCATTGAGGCGCGGCAAAAGGGGATCAATGTCTTGCTTGGGCCTTGCGTGGGACCACTAGGCAGGATGCCAGCAGGTGGTCGCAACTGGGAGGGCTTTGGTGCAGACCCCTACCTCCAGGGCATTGCTGGCGCCGAGACGGTGAAGGGAATCCAGAGCGAGGGCGTCATGGCGACGATCAAGCATTTTGTGGCCAACGAGCAGGAGCACTTCCGCCAGCCCTGGGAATGGGGACTTCCTCATGCCATCAGCTCCAACATCGACGACCGCACCCTGCATGAGCTGTACGCCTGGCCATTTGGCGATGCCGTCAAGGCTGGTGTGGCCTCCGTCATGTGCAGTTACAATCAGGTCAACAACTCGTATGCATGCGGCAACAGCAAGCTCCTGAACGGCATCTTGAAGGACGAGTTGGGCTTCCAAGGCTTTGTGATGAGTGACTGGCTGGCCCAGCACTCTGGTGTCGCCACGGCACTTGCTGGCTTGGATATGACAATGCCCggtgatgggttgggctgggctgACGGTAAATCGCTTTGGGGTCCAGAGCTGTCCAGAGCTGTTTTGAACGGAAGTGTGCCCCTGGAGCGGCTGAACGACATGGTGACCCGTATCGTGGCCGCCTGGTACCAGCTCGGACAGGATGACGAGAAGAAGTTTCCCAGGAAGCAGCCCAATTTCTCGTCATGGACAGATGAAGAGAAGGGCGTGATGTCTCCAGGCAGCCCAACCGAGCAAGAGCAAGTGGTTGTCAACGAGTTTGTCAATGTGCAGGCAAATCATTCGGTCATTGCGAGGGAGGTCGCGGCTGAAGGCACAGTCTTGCTCAAGAATGAGGATTTGCTGCCCATCAGTCGTCAGGGGCTGAGTGACGAAAGGCTCAGGGCTAGAAGGGATGCTGTCGAGCGTGCCACCGGGAAGCGCAGCGAAGGAAAGTTCAAGGTAGGCAtctttggcgaggatgcAGGGCCGGGCGACGGCCCAAATGCATGCAAGGACCGCGGTTG TAACCAAGGCACGCTTGGTTCGGGCTGGGGTTCCGGTGCTGTCGAGTTCCCCTACCTTGTGTCACCTGTAGAGGCGCTGCGGAAGCAGTTTGACAAGTCCAAAGTCGAGCTTTCCGAATTTCTGGACAACAAGGCGTCTTTCGGCAAGGGCGACGGCAGTCTGAATGATCTGGAACTGTGCATCGTCTTTGCCAATGCCGATGCCGGGGAGGGTTTCACCAAATGGGCGGATGTCAGCGGCGACCGTCCCGACCTGCGGCTTCAAAACAACGGCGACGACCTAATCGTCAAGGTTGCCTCCAGCTGTGGCGGTGGCACTGGCGATGTCGTTGTTGTCATCCACGCCGTCGGACCTGTGCTTGTGGAAGATTGGATCGACACCCCGAACGTCAAGGCTCTGTTGTTTGCCAATCTCCCCGGCCAAGAGTCTGGGAATGCTCTGGCAGAGATACTCTTCGGCGACACCAACCCATCTGGCCACCTGCCCTTCACCATCGGACGGACTCTGGAAGACTACGGCGCCGGTGGCAAGGTGCTCTATCTTCCCAACGGAGTGGTGCCTCAGCAGGACTTCAAAGAAGGACTGTACATTGACTATCGTCACTTTGACAAGTACAACATTGAGCCCAGGTTTGAGTTTGGCTTTGGGCTCAGCTACACAACCTTCAAGCTTGACAATATTGTGGTCATCccccagaggaggaagacgcaGTATCCCCTGCGCAGACCGAACCCTGCTGCTGAGCCTCCCAGCTACTCAACCGACATCCCCAGCAAGGAAGAGGCAATCTTTCCGCCCGAGATTCGCAGGCTGGAAAAGTACGTCTATCCGTATCTGGACAGCACAGATGATATCGAAGTGGGCCAGTACCCTTACCCTGACGGGTATGATCAGCAGCCACCCCTGAGCGAGGCTGGCGGTGACGAGGGTGGGAACCCCGACCTTTGGTCAAACTATGTTGTTGTGAATGTCGACGTGATCAATGACGGGTCGGTTGCGGGAGCGGCGGTGCCGCAGCTGTATCTGCAATACCCAGAAACCGAATCGGAAACGGACTTTCCCGTTCGCGTGCTGAGAGGCTTTGACAAGGTCTACCTCAAGcctggggagaagaagacggtcaAGTTCAACCTTACGAGGCGAGACCTGAGTTATTGGGATGTCGTGGCTCAGAACTGGGCCATGGTGACGGAGGGGCCGTACGAGTTTTCGGTCGGGTTGAGTTCACGAGATCTGTCCATCAGCGGGACTTGGTAA
- a CDS encoding hypothetical protein (COG:Z; EggNog:ENOG503P4QK), which translates to MSGVNSPEVLAAYDSIRSDKEEQNWLLLSYGATGNKLQLTATGTGGLSELTAQLDDTQVQYAYVRVEYANDAESKRVKFAFVVWIGENAKVMKKARASIEAGDVKKVLSHYSVEVTANDKGDLNEDEVVKRLRKAGGADYNGGRG; encoded by the coding sequence aTGTCAGGCGTCAACTCTCCCGAAGTCCTCGCCGCCTACGACTCTATCCGTTCCGACAAGGAAGAACAAAACTGGCTTCTGTTGTCGTACGGCGCGACGGGCAACAAGCTGCAGCTGACAGCCACGGGCACCGGCGGCCTTTCGGAGCTCACGGCCCAGCTCGACGACACCCAGGTGCAGTACGCATACGTCCGAGTGGAATACGCAAACGATGCCGAGAGCAAGAGGGTCAAGTTTGCCTTTGTAGTCTGGATTGGCGAGAACGCCAAGGtcatgaagaaggcgagggcgagCATCGAGGCCGGCGACGTCAAGAAGGTGCTGAGTCACTATAGCGTCGAGGTGACGGCCAACGACAAGGGCGACTTgaacgaggacgaggttgtcaagagGCTGCGGAAGGCTGGAGGGGCCGACTACAACGGTGGAAGGGGATAA
- a CDS encoding hypothetical protein (COG:Q; EggNog:ENOG503P2UY) codes for MGRFCITGSSDGLGARTANKLISQGHTVILHARNAQRAEDARKACPGAETVLVADLSSIEETKQLAKEASELGPYEAVIHNAGVYTGMENVPGKSGLPTLFTVNTLAPYILTALMGPGAQKRLVFVSSDLHAGGRPRLGDSEDIKKSGYGDSKLHNVILAKAFARVWQTKAYSVHPGWVPTKMGGANATGDMQLAVDTFVWVATGGQTDGKGENEDERWTPGGYFTALREEEPSKTANDQSVQDGLLAALESISGVKVSV; via the coding sequence aTGGGCCGATTCTGCATCACGGGGTCCTCAGATGGCCTCGGCGCCCGCACCGCCAACAAACTAATCTCGCAGGGACACACTGTCATCCTCCACGCCCGCAACGCTCAACGTGCCGAAGATGCACGCAAGGCTTGTCCCGGCGCAGAAACAGTGCTGGTTGCCGATTTATCGTCCATTGAAGAGACCAAGCAGCTTGCCAAAGAAGCATCGGAATTGGGGCCGTACGAGGCCGTCATCCACAACGCAGGCGTCTACACGGGCATGGAAAACGTCCCCGGAAAGTCTGGGCTGCCGACACTGTTCACCGTCAACACACTTGCCCCTTACATCCTCACTGCTCTCATGGGACCCGGCGCGCAAAAGAGGCTGGTTTTTGTCAGCAGCGACCTTCACGCCGGCGGTAGGCCCCGGCTGGGCGACTCCGAGGACATCAAGAAGAGCGGGTACGGCGACAGCAAGCTTCACAATGTCATCTTGGCAAAGGCGTTTGCCCGGGTTTGGCAGACAAAAGCGTATAGCGTTCACCCGGGCTGGGTTCCTACAAAGATGGGGGGCGCGAACGCGACGGGGGATATGCAACTGGCGGTCGACACGTTTGTCTGGGTGGCCACTGGCGGTCAGAcggatgggaaaggggagaaTGAGGACGAGAGGTGGACCCCAGGCGGGTATTTCACcgcgttgagggaggaggaaccgTCCAAGACTGCCAATGACCAGTCGGTGCAAGACGGGCTGCTTGCGGCGCTGGAGAGCATCTCGGGGGTGAAAGTGAGCGTATAG
- the AQY1 gene encoding Aquaporin-1 (EggNog:ENOG503NV37; COG:P) produces the protein MPRSRFLSYASNVNGHNSHNNNNNDDISNVNARPTNTMNHTNTMTLPMLSKPASTRNNITAFLGEFVGTFLFLFFSFAGTQIAVNSGPAQLESGTDIAVPNTQNLMFIALVFGLSLMANVWAFYRVTGGLFNPSVTLALFLVGGLSAVRSVIVVVAQLLAGMAAAGVVSALFPGPMDVETTLGGGANVAQGLFIEMFLTAELVFVVIMVAAEKHKSTYLAPVAIGMAFFLAELVGVYFTGGSLNFARSLGPAVVNRSFPSYFWIYFLGPILGSLLASGFYALLKYLRWKECNPGQDVDDEEKLKFDTARVQEKERYGSVADGHATPRETVTPPNGAASPGGTTVADSPTAPRT, from the exons atgCCTCGCAGTCGTTTTCTATCGTACGCCTCCAACGTTAACGGGCACAACtctcacaacaacaacaacaacgacgacatcTCAAACGTCAACGCGAGGCCCACCAACACAATGAATCACACCAACACTATGACGCTGCCGATGCTGTCCAAGCCGGCCAGCACACGCAACAACATCACGGCTTTCCTGGGAGAGTTTGTTGGAACCTTCTTGTTTCtgttcttttcctttgccgGTACCCAGATTGCCGTCAATTCAGGTCCTGCCCAGCTCGAGTCCGGTACCGATATTGCCGTTCCCAACACCCAGAACCTCATGTTTATCGCCTTGGTGTTCGGTCTGAGTCTGATGGCGAACGTGTGGGCTTTCTACCGTGTCACTGGCGGGCTCTTCAACCCCAGCGTCACGCTCGCTCTGTTtctggttggtggtttgtcAGCAGTCCGCAGCGTCATCGTCGTGGTTGCCCAGCTGCTCGCCGGTATGGCTGCCGCTGGTGTTGTCTCGGCTTTGTTCCCCGGGCCCATGGATGTCGAGACGACGCTTGGAGGGGGTGCCAACGTTGCCCAGGGCCTCTTTATTGAAATGTTTCTCACGGCCGAGCTGGTGTTTGTCGTCATCATGGTGGCGGCCGAGAAGCACAAGAGCACCTATCTGGCACCAGTCGCTATTGGAATGGCATTCTTCCTTGCCGAGCTGGTTG GCGTATACTTCACCGGCGGCTCTCTCAACTTTGCCCGCTCCCTCGGACCAGCAGTGGTCAACCGGAGCTTTCCAAGTTATTTCTGGATCTACTTCCTGGGCCCCATCCTGGGCTCGCTGCTGGCCTCAGGATTCTATGCGCTGCTCAAGTACCTCCGGTGGAAGGAGTGCAACCCCGGCCAGGAtgtcgatgacgaggagaagctcaagttTGACACGGCCAGGGTACAGGAGAAGGAACGCTATGGAAGCGTTGCCGACGGACATGCCACACCCCGCGAGACAGTGACGCCGCCTAACGGAGCTGCGTCACCTGGCGGGACGACTGTGGCCGATTCCCCCACGGCACCGCGCACATGA